AAGCCTCCGATTTGGCCCCCGAAGTTGACAAAACCGGTAAATGTGCCGCGCAGGCTGTCGGGAATGAGGTCCAAAGGGATAGCCCAGATAGGACCAAACCCGCCGAACAGGAAGAAGGCCGCGGCGGATAAGGCAAAGACGGTGCCGCCGATGGTATGGGCGTTATATGCCATATACAGAAAGATGCCAGAGACTAAATAGCTAATGGCGACGAGGCTTGACTTGTATCGGCCAATGCGAGTGCCAATCCACCCGATAATGACCAGACCGAAGAATCCCAGGACATAGGGAACGGAGGCATCAAATCCTAATGCTGACAAATCGATGTGGCGACTGAGCGAGAGATAGCTGGGCATCCATCCCAAAAATCCCCAAAACGCTACGTTAAAGAACAGATAAGCCAAGAAGACTAACCAAATGCCTGGCTGCTCCAAAACCGTCTTCCAATTAAGGTGTCGGCCAGACTTCACGCGAACGGGGGTATGAACCACTCCGCCTGGCGGCTTTACAGGAATAAGAAAGTAGATGAGCACCGCCATAATGATGCCGGGAATCGTAAACAATAAGAACAAGGCTCGCCAGCCCACGGTGCCTAGCAACCAGGTAGAGACCGGGGCGACAAAAGCGGGGCCGAGCGCGATGGCTGTCAAGAAGAGTCCGTTAGCCCAACTGCGTTCTTTCGAGGTAAAAAAATCTCCTATAAGTTTAAATTGGGCCCCATTTTCCAGGCCTTCACCCACTCCAAACAACACCCGAGTTACGATGAGCATGGTCGCTCCAATGGCAAGCCCTGTGAGTCCGGTAAAGACGGACCACCAGACAAGAGCGACTACCAACAAGGTTCGGGCGCCAAATCGATCTGCTAACCACCCGCCGGGTATTTGCAAAATTGCATACCCAAACGTAAATGCCGATAACACCACACCAAAAAGGGCGGGACTCATGTGCAGACCCTTCATCATCATCGGGCCGGCGACCGAAATGTTAATGCGATCCAGGTAAGCGACAAACATCATGAGCCAGATCAGAATGAGCATGGTCCATTTCTTGTTCACGGGCAACCCCCTTTATGAACTCTCCGTTTATGGCCTTCACTGTGTGTGTTCCGTATTGCGGAATATCATGGTACAAATTATGGAACGCTTATGCAATTTCGGTTATACTCTAAG
The Sulfobacillus thermosulfidooxidans DNA segment above includes these coding regions:
- a CDS encoding MFS transporter — translated: MNKKWTMLILIWLMMFVAYLDRINISVAGPMMMKGLHMSPALFGVVLSAFTFGYAILQIPGGWLADRFGARTLLVVALVWWSVFTGLTGLAIGATMLIVTRVLFGVGEGLENGAQFKLIGDFFTSKERSWANGLFLTAIALGPAFVAPVSTWLLGTVGWRALFLLFTIPGIIMAVLIYFLIPVKPPGGVVHTPVRVKSGRHLNWKTVLEQPGIWLVFLAYLFFNVAFWGFLGWMPSYLSLSRHIDLSALGFDASVPYVLGFFGLVIIGWIGTRIGRYKSSLVAISYLVSGIFLYMAYNAHTIGGTVFALSAAAFFLFGGFGPIWAIPLDLIPDSLRGTFTGFVNFGGQIGGFFAPIVVGIIVTATHSFTGGFLFMIGGLIASAICLLILQSLSKGLADSAEVSPLSSVS